In Microvirga sp. 17 mud 1-3, the genomic window CGAAACCTTTATCGCCCAGGAGATCCTCGCCCTCGAGAACCGGGGTCTCTCCCTGGAGATCTGGTCCCTCCGGCACCCGACCGAGAAGGCCGTTCACCCAATGAACCGCCAGATCAGGGCGCGGGTCTCCTATCTGCCGGAATATCTCTACGAGGAGCCCCTGCGCGTGCTGAAGGGGGCGGCCTGGAGCATCCGGCAGCCCGGCTTCAGGGCCTTGATGCGCGCCTTCTTCGCCGACCTGAAGCGGGACTTCACGGCCAATCGGGTGCGCCGCCTGGGCCAGGCCTTCGTCATGGGGCGCGAACTATCGCCGGACGTGAGGCACCTGCACGTCCACTACCTGCACACTCCCGCCTCCGTGGTGCGCTACGCGGCCCTCCTGACCGGCCGCACCTGGACCTTCTCGGCCCATGCCAAGGATATCTGGACCACGCCCGACTGGGAGAAGAGCGAGAAACTGGCCGAGGCCCTCTGGGGCGTGACCTGCACGGCCGAAGGCGCCCGGCACCTCCAGGCCCTCGCGCCGCGTCCGGATCGGGTGTCCCTCGTCTATCACGGGCTCGACCTGTCCCGCTTCCCTCCGCCTCCGGAGGCGCGCCCTGCCCGGGATGGGACGGATCCGGCCGATCCGGTCCGCATCGTCTCGGTGGGCCGGGCCGTGGCCAAGAAGGGCTTCGGCGACCTCCTGAAGGCCCTGGCGGCCTTGCCGCCGGATCTGCACTGGCGCTTCGCCCATGTGGGCGGCGGCGAGCTTCTGGAGAGCCTGAAGACCCAGGCGAAGCAGAACGGAATCGCCGACAAGGTCGCGTTTCTGGGTCCGAAGGCGCAGCCGGACGTGGTCGCTCTCCTGCGGGAGGCGGACCTCTTCGTCCTCCCATCCAAGAAGGCGCGGTCCGGTGACCAGGACGGCCTGCCGAACGTCCTCATGGAGGCGGCCGCGCAGAGCCTCGCCATCGTGGCGAGCGATTTCGCCGGCATTCCCGAATTCATCCGCAGTGGCCAGGAGGGTGAGCTTGTCCCGCCGGGCGAGTGGGAAGCGCTCTCCAATGCCCTGAACCTGCTGGCCCGGGAGCCGGAACGGCGGCGCGCCTATGGGGCAGCGGCCTATGAGCGCCTGCGGCGAGAGTTCTCCATGGAAGGCGGCATCGACGTGCTGGAGGAGCGCTTCCGCGCCCTTAACGAGCGTGCGCCCGAGAGCGCGGCTGCGTGACCCGGCTTCCCGTCGCCTTCTACGCCCCCCTGAAAAGCCCGAACCACCCTTCCCCGTCGGGCGACCGGGCCATGGCCCGGCTTCTCCTGAAAGCCCTGGAGGAAGCCGGATTCCGGCCGGACCTCGCCAGCGAGCTGCGGACCCTCGACCGGGACGGGAATGCCGGGCCTCAAGAAGAGATCAGGACCCGCTCCGACGAGGAGGCGATCGCCCTGATCGCCGCCTATGAGCGCCTGCCCCCGTCCGAACGGCCGCGCCTGTGGTTCACCTATCACGTCTATTACAAGGCGCCGGACTGGATCGGCCCCCGGGTGGCCGAGGCCCTGGGCATTCCCTATGTGGTCGCCGAGGGCTCGCGGGCGCAGAAACGCGCGGACGGCCCATGGGCCATCGGCCATCGCGGCGCCGAGGAGGCGCTCGACCACGCCGGGATCGTGTTCGCCATGACGGACCACGACAGGAAAGCGCTCGAGGCTGCCCGGCCCGCCCATCAGGCCATCGTCGACCTGCCTCCGTTCCTGGACATCGCCGAATGGGGCCCGCTTTCGTCTCGCCCCGCCCGACAGGACCCGCGGCTCCTCGCGGTCGCGATGATGCGCCCAGGCGACAAGCTCGCGTCCTACCGGATCCTGGCCGAGGCCCTGAGCCGCCTCGGGGACAGACTCTGGAGTCTCGATATCGTGGGCGACGGCGAGGCACGGGAGGAGATCGAGGCGCTGTTTGCCCCCTCCGGCGGACGGGTCCGGTTCCACGGTCAGGTCGAGGACAGGGAACAGCTGCGCGCTCTCTACGAAGAGGCCGGTCTGTTCGTGTGGCCGGCCGTGAACGAGGCTTACGGGATGGTCTTCCTGGAAGCGCAGCTTTTCGGATGCCCGGTCGTCGCGGGTGCCTATGGGGGCGTCGCAGGCGTCGTCCGGGACGGGACGAGTGGTCTTCTCGTGTCGCCCGGCGACCCGGACGCCTTTGCGCGAGGGATCGCAACCCTCCTCGACGACCCGGATGAGCGCAGTCGCATGGGAGAGGCGGCCCGCCTGTTCGTGACGACGGAGCGCAGCCTCGCACATGCTGCCACCCGCCTGCGCGACACCCTGATGCCGCTGGTCGAGACCGGGAGCCCGTCGTCATGCGGGTCCTGATCGCCGTAACCCATCTCCTCGGGGGAGGACATCTCACCCGCGCCGCAGCTCTGGCCCGGGCCTTCGCGGAGGCCGGCCACGACACCACCCTCGTGTCGGGCGGAAGCCCTATCCCCCTGCCGTCCCTCGGACAGGTCCGCCTCATTCAGCTGCCTCCGGTCCGAACCGTTGGGACCGATTTCAGGACCCTTCTCGACGAGGCCGGAGCGCCCGCCTCTGCCGAAAGGCTGGCGGACCGACGCGACCTCCTCCTGCGGACCCTCGATGCGGTACGCCCGCAGGTCGTGATCACAGAGCTTTTCCCCTTCGGCCGCAGGGTGTTGGCGGCGGAATTCGAAGCTCTGCTGGAGGCCGCACAGGACCTCGCGCCGCGCCCTCTCATCGTGGCGTCGATCCGCGACATCCTCGTGGCCCCATCGAAACCGGAGCGGCTCGACGAGACCCGTCGACGTCTGGCGCGCTTCTACGACACCGTCCTCATGCACGGAGACCCGGCCCTCGTTCCCCTGGAAGCATCCTGGCCCGTGGACGATGCGCTTCGGGACATGCTGCACGTCACCGGCTACGTGGACGAAAGCCCCGAGACCGTCGCCTCCGGCAGCCGGAGCGGCATCGTCGTATCCGGTGGGTCGAGCGCCACGAGCCTGCCCGTCTACCGCGCAGCCCTGGAGGCGGCGCGGCTCATCACCGACCGTCCCTGGCACATCCTGGTCGGCCGCGGCGTCGCGGAGGCCGATATCGAGTCGCTGGCGCGGGAAGCGCCGCCCCACGTGAAGGTGGAGCGGACGCGGCCCGATTTCCGTGCCCTGCTCGGCACGGCCGAATTGTCGGTGAGCCAGGCCGGCTACAATACCTGCGTCGATCTCCTGCGCGCCGGGGTACGGGCGGTCCTGGTGCCCTTCGAGGCCGGCCGGGAGACCGAACAGCGCCTTCGGGCCGAACGCCTCCGGAGCCTCGGCATTGCCGAAATCGTGCCCGAGGCGGACCTTTCAGGCGAGACTCTGGCCGAAGCCATCCGCCGCCGCCTCGCGGCGCCCCCGTCGGGGCCACTTCCCGTTTCCCTCGACGGGGCACGGCGCAGCGTCGCCATCGTGGAGGGCCTCGTCCCGTCCGCGCCCGCCCTGCACGGAAAGCTCGACTGGTCACCCCTCGACAAGGCCCTGGCACGCTCAAGGGACCAGGGCCTGCCCATCCGCTTTTGGTGGCGGGACGATGACGCTGTAGCGGCGACACCCCAGCTCGACAGGCTGCTGGAGCTGGCGAACCGCTACGAGGCCGGAATCGCCCTTGCGTGCATTCCGGCCCATCTCGAGCCGTCGCTTACCGAACGCCTCCGCGGCGAGGACCGAGCCTTCGCCCTGGTGCACGGCTTCAGCCATACCAATCATGCGCCCCCGGGCGACAAGAAAGCCGAGTTCGGGCCGCATCGGCCCGTCCAGACCATGGCACAGGAAGCCGCGGACGCTCTGGCGCGGGCGCGCCCCCAGCTCGGAGAGCGGCTTTTGCCGGTCTTCGTGCCGCCCTGGAACCGGATCGCGCCCGCGCTGGTCCCCGCCCTGCCCCGCCTGGGCTACCGCGCTCTCTCGACCTTCCGGGACCGGAGAGCAGCCCGGACAGCCGAGGGCCTGGTGATCGTCAACACCCACGTGGACCCTATCGACTGGCACGGCACCCGCAGCCTTTTGGATCCCGACGGGCTGGTCCGCAATCTCGCGGATGCAGTGGAGCGGCGGCTTTCCGGGGACGCCGATGCCCTGGAGCCGGTCGGGTTTCTCACCCATCACCTCATCCACGACGAGAAGCTCTGGACATTTTGCGAGAACCTGTTGGTTTATCTGTCACGAAACAATGCAATTTTCGCATCCATCGGCGGGTTACCATATGACAAAATCGGGATCACTGCCGACCCGTAATGCGTTATTGTGACGTGCTGCGTAGCCGGAGGAGTTCATGGACAAGCCGCTCCTGTCGATCCGCGACCTTGCGGTCGACTTCGAGACCGAAACCGGACGGTTTCGGGCCGTCGATGGCTTGTCCTTCGACATTCCCAAAGGGAAGACCGTGGCCCTTGTCGGGGAATCCGGCTCCGGCAAGTCGGTGACGGCCCAGGCAATCCTCCAGATCCTTCCGAAGAAGGCCCGCATCAGCGCAGGCTCGATCCTGTTCGACGATCCGGCCCGGGATCTGCCGCTCGACATCGCAGGCCTAGATCCGGCGGGCTCAGGGATGCGCGAATTGCGCGGCGGCCGCATTTCCATGATCTTCCAGGAGCCCATGACGTCCCTGTCGCCGCTCCACACCATCGGCGACCAGATTTCGGAAGCGCTCGTCATCCACGCGAAGGTCTCCCAGGCGGAAGCCCTGGAGCGCACCAAGGACGTGTTGGCCCGCGTCGGCTTTCCCGATCCGCGACGGGCCCTGCGGACCTATCCGTTCGAATTGTCCGGCGGCCTGCGGCAGCGCGCGATGATCGCCATGGCGCTCATCACCCATCCGGCCCTTCTGATCGCCGACGAGCCCACGACCGCGCTTGACGTGACGACCCAGGCGCAGATTCTCGACCTCATCAAGGAGCTGCAGGTCGAGACCGGCATGTCGGTCCTGCTCATCACGCACGACCTCGGGGTCGTCGCCAACGTGGCTGACGAAGTGGTCGTGATGTATCGCGGCAAGGTCATGGAAGCCGGTTCGCGGGAGGCGATCTTCCGCCAGCCGGAGCATCCCTATCTCCAGGCGCTCATGCGCGCGGTCCCACGCTTCGCCATGGGCGAGGACGAGCGGCTGACGCCGATCCGTGAAGTGAAGAGCGCCACGCTCGCCGAGGCCCATAAGCCCGAGCGCGTGGAGCCGAAGGGCCCCATCCTCAAGGCCGTGGACCTCACGAAGACCTTCACCCTGCGGTCCGGCTGGTTCTCGGGCAAGCTCCGCACGATCCACGCGGTCAACGGAGTGTCCCTTGCGCTGCCGGCCGGCGAGACCCTGGGGCTCGTGGGCGAATCCGGCTGCGGCAAGACCACGGTCTCCAAGATCATCATGCGGGCGATGGAGCCGAATTCCGGCACGGTGCTCTTCGACGACGGCACCGGGCCGCGCAATGTGCACGAGCTCGACGGCGAAGCCCTGAAGGATTACCGGCGCAGCGTCCAGTTCATCTTCCAGGACCCGTTCTCATCCCTCAACCCGCGGATGACCGTCTACGAGATCCTGACCGAACCGCTGATCATCCACGGCATCGGCGACGAGGACATGCGCTACCAGCGCGCCAAGCAGCTCCTCGACATGGTGGGCCTGGACCGTCGCGCCCTGCGGCGTTACCCGCATTCCTTCTCGGGCGGTCAGCGCCAGAGGCTTGGCATCGCGCGGGCGCTCGCGCTGGAGCCGCGGGTACTGATCTGCGACGAGCCGGTCTCGGCCCTCGACGTCTCGGTGCAGGCGCAGGTGCTCAACCTTCTCAAGGACCTGCAATCGGCCCTCGGCCTCTCCTACCTGTTCGTGTCGCACAATCTCGCGGTGGTGGATTACATCGCGGACACCATCGCGGTGATGTGCCGGGGCTATATCGTCGAGCAGGCACCCAAGACGTCCCTGTTCCGCAATCCGGTGCATCCCTACACTCAGGCGCTTCTCGCCGCCGTGCCGGATCCCGATATCGACCGGCCGCTCGACTTCGCGAAGCTGCGCGCAGGCCGCTTCTCTCATCCGGGCGAATGGCCGGAGCCTTTCCGGCTCAAGGACGGCGAGACCGGAATCATGAAGGAAATCGAGCCGGGCCACCTTGTGCGGCTGGGTCGGCTCCCCTTGGAGGAGGCCGCATGATGTCGATGCTTCCGCGCCTGAAGGCCGGCCTGCTGGCCCTTCTGCTCGCCTGCCCGGCCCTGCCCGCCCTCGCGGCCGATTATGCCGAGCAGCCCTATTTCGCCGAGAAGGTCGCCCGGAAGGAGCTGCCGCCGGTCTCGGAGCGGGTGCCCCAGACGCCTTACGTCTCCGAAGAGGCTAGCGGCCAGTACGGCGGCGACATCGTCACGCTGGTGGCCCGCGCCCGCGACATCCGCTACATCAGCACCTACGCCTATTCCCGTCTGGTCGGCTACGACCGGAACCTGGAGCTGCGGCCCGACATCCTCGAGAAGTACGAGGATGAGGACGACCGGGTCTTCACCTTCACGATCCGGGAGGGCCACCGCTGGTCCGACGGGCATCCGTTCACGGCAGAGGATTTCCGGTACTATTGGGAAGACGTTGCCCTGAACAAGGACCTGTCGCCCGCCGGAGTGCCCGAATTCATGATGGTGGGAGGCAAGCCGGCCAAGTTCGAGGTGCTCGACGAGCGCACGGTGCGCTACACCTTCGACAAGCCCAATCCGCGCTTCCTGCCCCACCTCGCCGGCCCGGTCGATGCGGCCATCTATCGCCCGGCCCATTACCTGAAGCAGTACCACGCGAAATATGCCGACAAGGCGAAGCTCGACGAGGCCGCCAAGGCCCAGAAGCTGAAATCCTGGGCGGCCCTGCACAACCGCCTCGACGACCTGAAGGAGCACACCAACCCGGACGAGCCTGTGCTCCAGGCCTGGCGCGTCACCAACCGGGCGCCCGCCAACCGCTTCGTCTTCGAGCGCAATCCCTTCTACCACCGGGTCGACGCCCATGGGCATCAGCTGCCCTATATCGACCGGATCATCATGGACGTGTCCTCGGGCGGGCTGTTCGCCGCCAAGGCCAATGCGGGAGAGGTGGACCTCCTCTTCCGCGGCATTTCCATGAGCGACATTCCGATCCTGAAGCAGGGCGAAAAGGCCCATGACTACACCACGCTCCTGTGGCCCTATGCCCGCGGCTCCGAGCTTGCGCTCTATCCCGATCTCAATGCGAAGGATCCGGTCTGGCGCGCGCTCAACCGGGATGTGCGCTACCGCCGGGCCCTGTCGCTCGCCATCGACCGCAAGACCCTGAACAACGTGTTCCTCTTCGGCCTCGGGATCGAGGGCAACAACACGGTCATGGAACAGAGTCCCCTTTCGTCCCCGGGCCTGCGCACCCTCAACGCCACCTACGACCCGGCCGAGGCCTCGCGGCTCCTCGACGAGATCGGCCTCTCCAAGCGCAATGCCGCCGGCACCCGGCTGCTGCCGGACGGGCGCGAGTTGGAAATCATCGTCGAGACGGATGGAGAAGCCAGCCACATCGTCGATGCTCTGACCCTCATCGGCGAGTTCTGGCGCGAGATCGGCGTCAGGCTCTTCGTGAAGCCCCAGGACCGGACGGTGCTGCGCAACCGGGCCTTCGCGGGGCTGACCAACATGGTGGCAGGCCAGGGTTTCGACAACGCCGTCCCGACGGCCATCATGCCGCCCAGCGAGTACGCCCCCATGCGCCAGGACAATTACGCCTGGCCGCAATGGGGCCAGTATGTGGAAACCAAGGGTAAGAACGGCGAGCCCGTGGACATTCCCGAGGCGCAGCGCCTTCTCGATCTCTATTCGGTCTGGATGAACACCGCGAACCACAACGTTCAGCGGGACGTCTGGACCGAGATGCTGCGCAACCACGCCGAGAACCAGTGGTCCATCGGCACGGTGGCGGGCGCCCTGCAGCCCATCGTGGTGCGCAACGGCCTCAAGGGCCTGCCCGCGAAGGCCCTCTATAGCTGGGAGCCGACGGCGCTGATCGGCATTTACCGGATCGACGAGATGTATTGGTCCAAGGCCGCCCTGAAAGAGGCCCGCAGATGATCCTTTTCCTGTTGCGTCGTTGCGTCACGATGATCGTGACGCTCCTGATCATTTCGGCTCTCGTCTTTCTCATCATCAAGCTCCCGCCGGGAGACTTCCTGACCAACCAGATCGCCGAGCTGCGTGCGCAGGGCGAGGCGGACGCCGCCGCGAAGGCGGAGTTCCTCATCAAGCAATACGGGCTCGACAAGCCTGTTTGGCAGCAATACCTCGTCTGGCTCGGCGCCATGCCCGGGCAGAACGGATTCTCGGGCCTGCTGCAGGGCGACTGGGGCTGGTCCTTCGAATATGACCGCCCGGTCACAGAGGTGGTGGGCGACGCGCTCTGGCTGACCCTCGTCGTCAACATCGCGGTGGTGATCTTCATCCACCTGATCTCGATCCCGATCGCCATCTATTCGGCGACGCGCCAGTACTCGGTCGGGGACTATATCGCCACCTTCATCGGCTATATCGGCTTGGCCACGCCCAGCTTTCTCCTGGCGCTCATCCTGCTCTACTACTTCAACCGATGGTTCGGGGTCTCGATCGGCGGTCTCTACGACGCGCGCTTTGCGGGCCAGCCCTGGACCTGGGCCAAGATCCAGTCGCTCCTCGCCCACCTGGTCGTGCCCACCCTGGTGATCGGTCTCGCGGGCACAGCCGCGATGATCCGGCGTATGCGCGCCAACCTGCTCGACGAACTTGGAAAGCAATATTACGTGACCGCGAAGGCGAAGGGGCTCGCGCCCAGCCGCGCCCTGCTGAAATATCCGTTCCGCATGTCGCTGAACCCCTTCATCGCCGATATCGGCAACCTGCTGCCGCATCTGGTGTCCGGCTCGGTGCTGGTTTCTCTCGTGCTCAGCCTCCCGACCGTCGGGCCGATCCTGCTCAGCGCCCTGAAAAGCCAGGACCAGTTCCTCGCCGGCTTCATCCTGATGTTCGTGGCGGTGCTCACGGTGCTCGGCATGCTGGTCTCCGACCTCCTCCTGGCCTGGCTTGACCCGCGCATCCGGGTGGGAGGCGGCCGATGACCGAGGTCGTTCCGCTCAAGGGTCACTACGTCAACAAGGAGCCGTTCGACCCCGGCGCCACCGAGCCAACCGGGACCGAGAGCGAGAGCTTCTACCGCGCCTCCTCCTGGCGCCTGATGTGGTGGAAGTTTCGCCGCCACAAGGTGGCCGTGGCGGCCGCCGCCATCCTGCTGGCCTTCTACCTGCTGATCCCCTTCGTCGAGGTGATCGCCCCCTACAACCAGACCAAGCGCAACGGGGACTTCATCTACGCGCCGCCCCAGTCCGTGCATCTGATGCATGAGGGCCGGTTCGTGGGCCCCTTCGTGTACCCTTACAAGTTCTCCTTCGACCTGGAGAGCTTCCGCCGGGTCTATACGACCGATACGTCGAAGCCCGAACCCATCCGCTTCTTCTGCCGGGGCGACTATTACGAGTTCTGGGGGCTCGTGACCTGGAACGTCCATCTGTTCTGCCCGCCCGAGAACGGGACCCTCTTCCTCTTCGGCACCGACAGGCTCGGTCGCGACATGTTCTCACGCATCATCTATGGGGCGCGGATCTCGCTCACCATCGGTATCGTGGGCATCGCCGTGTCGTTCACGCTCGGCCTCCTGTTCGGCGGGCTCGCGGGCTATCTCGGAGGCTGGGTGGACCATGTGATCCAGCGTCTGATCGAGATCCTGCGCTCGCTCCCGGAGCTTCCCCTGTGGCTTGCCCTGTCGGCCGCACTACCGGCCAACTGGAGCCCCATCCTGGTCTTCTTCGGCATCACCATCATCCTCGGCCTGCTCGACTGGCCGGGTCTTGCCCGGGCCGTGCGCTCGAAGCTGCTCTCCCTGCGTGAGGAGGATTTCGTGCGCGCCGCGGAGCTGATGGGCGCCTCGAAGGGGCGCATCATCGCGCGCCACCTCATCCCCAACTTCATGAGCCACCTCATCGCGTCCGCAACCCTTGCGATCCCGTCCATGATCCTCGGCGAGACTGCCCTGTCGTTCCTGGGGCTCGGCCTGCGGCCGCCGGTGACGAGTTGGGGCGTGCTGCTCAACGAGGCCCAGAATCTCGCGGCCGTCCAGCTTCATCCCTGGCTTCTCTTCCCCATCGTGCCGGTGGTGATCGTCGTCCTGGCGTTCAACTTCATGGGCGACGGCCTGCGCGACGCAGCGGACCCCTATCACTAGCCTGGAGACCCCGGCGATATTCGGGCGCTCTGGCAGACCGTGACCAGCAGGTCTAGAACCGAGGCCGAACTTGACGCTACGGTAGTTTATTGACGGATTGTTAAGGATAACGTGACCAAACTCCCGGCCATTCGTCCTCAACAGGGTCTGGGCCATGCGTGTCATCTTCGAGAAGGTGCTCTGGCAGGTGGCGCATGCCGACGCGCAGGCCGCGGCCCGGTCTCGAAAAGCCGGCCGTCCCGGGAGCCGCATGGAGGACATCATCCGCAAGCGCGATGCCGTTGCGGGGCGTGTCGTCCTCGGTTTCGGCTGCGCCCTCGCGGTCTCGTCCATTGCATTTGCGGGCTATGCGATCCAAGGCGGCGTGGAACGCTCGGACTTTCCCATGACCGTGCCTTCCCTGGCGAGTGCCTCGCAAGGGGAGAGCCGCGTCGCCTATCGCACCCGGATCCGGGAACCAGCCGTGACAGGGTCCACCGCCAGCCGGACGGTGATGACCCAACGTGACACCGCGGGCCCGGACGAGGCCGATTCCGGACGCGGCTACGTCCTCAGAAAGGTGCTGCGCAGGGGCGCCCTCGTGGAGGGTCCGGACGGGCTGCACGAGGTCGCGCCAGGCAGCGACCTGCCGGGTGCCGGGCGCGTCGTCTCCATCATCAGGTCCCAGGCCGGATGGGTGGTGGTGACCTCCGAAACCGTCATCCGGGAAGGCGCGGTTCTGGGCGCCGGCACCTCGCTCATGGCGTCCCGCGGCGCGAGCTGACGCCTTTTCGCGCCCTCCTTTACCTCTCAGGTCATCGCTTCCAGGTCGTTCCCACGGCAATCTTCGTCCGTCTCGGAACGAAAAGGATGATGACCATGCGGCACGATGCTCCCCTGACCGAACGTGAAGATA contains:
- a CDS encoding glycosyltransferase; translation: MRVLIAVTHLLGGGHLTRAAALARAFAEAGHDTTLVSGGSPIPLPSLGQVRLIQLPPVRTVGTDFRTLLDEAGAPASAERLADRRDLLLRTLDAVRPQVVITELFPFGRRVLAAEFEALLEAAQDLAPRPLIVASIRDILVAPSKPERLDETRRRLARFYDTVLMHGDPALVPLEASWPVDDALRDMLHVTGYVDESPETVASGSRSGIVVSGGSSATSLPVYRAALEAARLITDRPWHILVGRGVAEADIESLAREAPPHVKVERTRPDFRALLGTAELSVSQAGYNTCVDLLRAGVRAVLVPFEAGRETEQRLRAERLRSLGIAEIVPEADLSGETLAEAIRRRLAAPPSGPLPVSLDGARRSVAIVEGLVPSAPALHGKLDWSPLDKALARSRDQGLPIRFWWRDDDAVAATPQLDRLLELANRYEAGIALACIPAHLEPSLTERLRGEDRAFALVHGFSHTNHAPPGDKKAEFGPHRPVQTMAQEAADALARARPQLGERLLPVFVPPWNRIAPALVPALPRLGYRALSTFRDRRAARTAEGLVIVNTHVDPIDWHGTRSLLDPDGLVRNLADAVERRLSGDADALEPVGFLTHHLIHDEKLWTFCENLLVYLSRNNAIFASIGGLPYDKIGITADP
- a CDS encoding ABC transporter permease, with the translated sequence MTEVVPLKGHYVNKEPFDPGATEPTGTESESFYRASSWRLMWWKFRRHKVAVAAAAILLAFYLLIPFVEVIAPYNQTKRNGDFIYAPPQSVHLMHEGRFVGPFVYPYKFSFDLESFRRVYTTDTSKPEPIRFFCRGDYYEFWGLVTWNVHLFCPPENGTLFLFGTDRLGRDMFSRIIYGARISLTIGIVGIAVSFTLGLLFGGLAGYLGGWVDHVIQRLIEILRSLPELPLWLALSAALPANWSPILVFFGITIILGLLDWPGLARAVRSKLLSLREEDFVRAAELMGASKGRIIARHLIPNFMSHLIASATLAIPSMILGETALSFLGLGLRPPVTSWGVLLNEAQNLAAVQLHPWLLFPIVPVVIVVLAFNFMGDGLRDAADPYH
- a CDS encoding glycosyltransferase family 4 protein; protein product: MTRLPVAFYAPLKSPNHPSPSGDRAMARLLLKALEEAGFRPDLASELRTLDRDGNAGPQEEIRTRSDEEAIALIAAYERLPPSERPRLWFTYHVYYKAPDWIGPRVAEALGIPYVVAEGSRAQKRADGPWAIGHRGAEEALDHAGIVFAMTDHDRKALEAARPAHQAIVDLPPFLDIAEWGPLSSRPARQDPRLLAVAMMRPGDKLASYRILAEALSRLGDRLWSLDIVGDGEAREEIEALFAPSGGRVRFHGQVEDREQLRALYEEAGLFVWPAVNEAYGMVFLEAQLFGCPVVAGAYGGVAGVVRDGTSGLLVSPGDPDAFARGIATLLDDPDERSRMGEAARLFVTTERSLAHAATRLRDTLMPLVETGSPSSCGS
- a CDS encoding ABC transporter permease; the protein is MILFLLRRCVTMIVTLLIISALVFLIIKLPPGDFLTNQIAELRAQGEADAAAKAEFLIKQYGLDKPVWQQYLVWLGAMPGQNGFSGLLQGDWGWSFEYDRPVTEVVGDALWLTLVVNIAVVIFIHLISIPIAIYSATRQYSVGDYIATFIGYIGLATPSFLLALILLYYFNRWFGVSIGGLYDARFAGQPWTWAKIQSLLAHLVVPTLVIGLAGTAAMIRRMRANLLDELGKQYYVTAKAKGLAPSRALLKYPFRMSLNPFIADIGNLLPHLVSGSVLVSLVLSLPTVGPILLSALKSQDQFLAGFILMFVAVLTVLGMLVSDLLLAWLDPRIRVGGGR
- a CDS encoding ABC transporter substrate-binding protein; amino-acid sequence: MMSMLPRLKAGLLALLLACPALPALAADYAEQPYFAEKVARKELPPVSERVPQTPYVSEEASGQYGGDIVTLVARARDIRYISTYAYSRLVGYDRNLELRPDILEKYEDEDDRVFTFTIREGHRWSDGHPFTAEDFRYYWEDVALNKDLSPAGVPEFMMVGGKPAKFEVLDERTVRYTFDKPNPRFLPHLAGPVDAAIYRPAHYLKQYHAKYADKAKLDEAAKAQKLKSWAALHNRLDDLKEHTNPDEPVLQAWRVTNRAPANRFVFERNPFYHRVDAHGHQLPYIDRIIMDVSSGGLFAAKANAGEVDLLFRGISMSDIPILKQGEKAHDYTTLLWPYARGSELALYPDLNAKDPVWRALNRDVRYRRALSLAIDRKTLNNVFLFGLGIEGNNTVMEQSPLSSPGLRTLNATYDPAEASRLLDEIGLSKRNAAGTRLLPDGRELEIIVETDGEASHIVDALTLIGEFWREIGVRLFVKPQDRTVLRNRAFAGLTNMVAGQGFDNAVPTAIMPPSEYAPMRQDNYAWPQWGQYVETKGKNGEPVDIPEAQRLLDLYSVWMNTANHNVQRDVWTEMLRNHAENQWSIGTVAGALQPIVVRNGLKGLPAKALYSWEPTALIGIYRIDEMYWSKAALKEARR
- a CDS encoding glycosyltransferase family 4 protein, with translation MPSASSPQRIAIAVKGYPRLSETFIAQEILALENRGLSLEIWSLRHPTEKAVHPMNRQIRARVSYLPEYLYEEPLRVLKGAAWSIRQPGFRALMRAFFADLKRDFTANRVRRLGQAFVMGRELSPDVRHLHVHYLHTPASVVRYAALLTGRTWTFSAHAKDIWTTPDWEKSEKLAEALWGVTCTAEGARHLQALAPRPDRVSLVYHGLDLSRFPPPPEARPARDGTDPADPVRIVSVGRAVAKKGFGDLLKALAALPPDLHWRFAHVGGGELLESLKTQAKQNGIADKVAFLGPKAQPDVVALLREADLFVLPSKKARSGDQDGLPNVLMEAAAQSLAIVASDFAGIPEFIRSGQEGELVPPGEWEALSNALNLLAREPERRRAYGAAAYERLRREFSMEGGIDVLEERFRALNERAPESAAA
- a CDS encoding ABC transporter ATP-binding protein, with the protein product MDKPLLSIRDLAVDFETETGRFRAVDGLSFDIPKGKTVALVGESGSGKSVTAQAILQILPKKARISAGSILFDDPARDLPLDIAGLDPAGSGMRELRGGRISMIFQEPMTSLSPLHTIGDQISEALVIHAKVSQAEALERTKDVLARVGFPDPRRALRTYPFELSGGLRQRAMIAMALITHPALLIADEPTTALDVTTQAQILDLIKELQVETGMSVLLITHDLGVVANVADEVVVMYRGKVMEAGSREAIFRQPEHPYLQALMRAVPRFAMGEDERLTPIREVKSATLAEAHKPERVEPKGPILKAVDLTKTFTLRSGWFSGKLRTIHAVNGVSLALPAGETLGLVGESGCGKTTVSKIIMRAMEPNSGTVLFDDGTGPRNVHELDGEALKDYRRSVQFIFQDPFSSLNPRMTVYEILTEPLIIHGIGDEDMRYQRAKQLLDMVGLDRRALRRYPHSFSGGQRQRLGIARALALEPRVLICDEPVSALDVSVQAQVLNLLKDLQSALGLSYLFVSHNLAVVDYIADTIAVMCRGYIVEQAPKTSLFRNPVHPYTQALLAAVPDPDIDRPLDFAKLRAGRFSHPGEWPEPFRLKDGETGIMKEIEPGHLVRLGRLPLEEAA